GCTCTTGCCATAAACCGCCTGCCAGCCTGGGCTGACCATGATCTTGCCTTCAGTTTTGAATGGTTCATTTTCAACCCGTGTTATCCGGGTGGTAATGAGAAACTCAGCCGGGGGATAAAAAATTGCCAGAAAACGTTTGGTCACCAGATCGTATAGTTTGGTCTCTGCCTCATTTAATTTTTTTGGTTGCAGCGAAGTGGGAATAATTGCGAAATGGTCTGAAATTTTTGTATTATCGAAAATACGCTTGTTGGGTTTTACCCACCCGGATTGCAGGATATGTCTGGCAAATTCGCCATAATCCGTCTGTTCCAGTGCCTGTAGGGCTTCCTGGACTGTGGCCGCGTAATCTTCGGGTAGTGCCCGTGAATCGGTGCGTGGATAAGTCAATACCTTGTGTTTCTCATATAGGGCTTGAGCCAATCCCAGCGTTACCTTGGCAGAAAATCCAAAGCGACCGTTGGCATCTCGTTGCAGGCTGGTGAGATCATATAGCAACGGACATGTCTCCTTGGCTGGCTTACTCTCATCACTGACACTGGCGGATTTTCCCTGGCATTTGATACGGATGGCTTCAGCTTTATCCTGCTCCCATAGCCGCTCGGCTTTTAATTCATTATTGATCTTATTTTTAGCGAATTTTTCATCAAACCATCTGCCCTGATAATGGCCGCTATCAGCTGAAAAAATACCTTGCACTTCCCAATAGTTTTGTGGTGTGAATTTCTTAATTTTTTCTTCACGCTCTACAAGAATGGCTAATGTCGGCGTTTGTACGCGTCCGACCGTTGTTTTATGAAAGCCGCCTTCCTGAGAGTTAAAGGCAGTCATGGCGCGTGTGCCATTAATGCCAACCAGCCAGTCTGATTCAGAACGACTGATTGCTGCATCAGCCAGTGACTGTACCTCGTTATTGTCTAGTAGATTGGTAAAACCTTCTCGGATAGCATCCGGCGTCATGGATTGCAGCCAAAGGCGTTTTATGGGTTTCTTTGTGCCAATATGACGTGCAATGTAATAAAAAATCAATTCTCCTTCACGTCCCGCGTCACAGGCATTAATTAATGTATCGACATCTTTACGTTTGATCAGTTTAGTCAGAAGCTTCAGACGTGATGCTGTTTTCTCGATAGGATTAAGATCAAAATGTGGTGGAATGACCGGTAGATTAGCAAAGCTCCATTTACCCCGTTTAACTTCATATTCCTTGGGAACGACCAGTTCGAGCAGGTGACCAATGGCGGATGAGATGATGTATTGATCGTTCTCAAAATAATCGGTGTGTTTAGTAAAATTACCCAGTACCCGCGCAATATCCGTTGCAACAGAAGGTTTTTCAGCGATAATCAAATGCTTACCCATGGTGTCCCTGTGAGTAGTGGCGCCTAGCCCGTGGTTGTTTGGAAAAAATAATTTGCCGGGCCTCGTAATGAATTAGGCAGATGGCCATAAGATTTATTTGAGTAGTGGGCACATTAAATCCGGGTAACGGTTGGTCTTTTTTAGCGGAATGAGAATATATGAGTGTTTTAATGACGATAATGTGAATCACTGACGATCAGTAACTTTTCCAGAATGGAATGGTCTGTCAGTTGATTTTGTATCCACAATTCGGTTAATACAATCAATTTGATCTTCTCTAAGCTGGCTGTCCCTTCATCCATCGCTAACACTCGGTCGATCAATAATTCGCGTTGTAATGGATTAAGCATGCCGGCTTGTTCCAGAAAAGCGATAAACCCCCTTCCTTCAGTATCAATTCTTTCTATTTCGAATGGGGTATAGCAACGAAATGAACTGTTTTGTGCCAGTGTAGCCGGGTAGTTTCCTGTGTCATGCCGTGCCAGGTCAGAAAGCCAGTCAAGCGCTTGATTAATATCATCATTATCAAATCCTGCCATAGTGAGTTTACGCGTTAGTGTGGCGGAATCTGGATAGCTTCCGGAATCAAAATAATTTTCAAATAAATAAACGAGAATATCGAACATAGTTAGCCTTGAGTTACTTCAAGTATGTTTTTTAGATCAATGTGTTGTGTAAAAATACATGTATACCGTTACCGTATGCGTTGGTAGCAGCCGCCTGGCAGACTGGCAATGAAACCGTCTAACTCAAGCGTTAATAGCATGGCGGATACTGCTTCAGCCGTCAAGCCACTGCGGACACACAAGGTATCGATACTGACGTTATCATACCCAAGATGTTCGAGTAGTAATGCGCTTTCTGCTGAATGTATCGTGTGGATTTCTTCCTGAGTGTTAGCTGTATTAGCGATAGCGTGATGGCCCAGTTCGTCGAGAATATCTTGCGTATTCTCAACCAGTTTAGCACCTTGTTTGATCAGGGCATGGCAGCCTTTTGAGAGAGGCGAATGAATCGAGCCAGGAATGGCCAGTACATCACGTCCTTGCTCGAGCGCTTGGCGAGCCGTAATCAGTGAACCGCTGCGCAGCGCTGCTTCTACTACCAGGCAGGCATGAGTCATGCCGCTGATAATGCGATTTCGGCGCGGAAAATTATGACCTATGGCTGGCATACCCAATGGGAATTCGGAAATGATCGCGCCATTTTTTGCTAATTCATGTGCAAGCTGATGGTTTTTTGCCGGATAAACAATATCGAGCCCGGTGCCGACTACAGCCATGCTGGCGGCCGAGCCGCGTAAACCACCTCGATGTGCGGCGGTATCAATGCCCAATGCCATTCCACTAACGATACAGAGCCCTGCATTACTGGCTGCTTCAGCAAAGGTTTCGGCATTGCTAATCCCTTGTGGCGTTGCATTACGGCTGCCTACTACGGCGAGTGCGGGCATACTCAGGAGTCGGCGTTGTCCTTTAAGATAAAGAAGTGGTGGCGGATCAGCGATATTGAGTAGCAGGTACGGATAATCTGAATCTGCCAGTGTAATGATCGAGTTGGCTGGATCTTCCAGCCATTTAAGTGCAGCCGATATTTTGTCGCTGTTAGGGCCCCGCTTAATATTGTTTGCAACGGATTTTTTTACGATGCACTCAAGTGCGCGGGTGTTTGCAGCAAAGATTGCAGTCGGGCTGCCAAACGCAACCAGTAATCGGCGTATTGATTCACCACCCAGACCATCAATCAGGTTGAGGCTGAGCCAGGATTCACTATCTGGCAAAATTTTCACGGCGGATACGTTACAAGTTTGCTTGTCAGGGTATTCCTACCGTATCATGAATTTGAATGGATTGGGTGCTTTGCATAACGAGTGCATAAGACACCTGATCAAAAACTCGAAATATAAAAGCGAGACCGGTACGCATGTCTGGTAGCTGCACCATTTTGCCTTCTGGTGCTTTGACGAAACTTTCCCGATAAATGGCGAGTACATGGCCAGCCTCCAGGTGATCATGTGTGCCCTTGTTAAGTGTGATAATTGCGCCTTTGCCGATCTCATTGACACCCCCGTAGACCGAAATAATACGTCCTTTTACGGGCAGTTCTGGTGCGCGCGGGATGTAATTGTTGAATAAAATATCAGGAGAGACAACCAGCCGATCCCCTTTCAAGATTTCTTGAACAGAATGCGTAATGGTTGCCGTGCTGATGTTAGCAAAAATGCTCACTTTGGCATCACCCAGATAAGTCGCTTCATAACCTAAGATTTGACCGTTCCGGTCAGGGTCTCTTAAAGCTTTTCCCGGTCGAAATATCTGCCATGTTACGCCTTGGTTTGTCGGTAAATTGTGAACATAGACCGTGTCGCCGCTACTGAGTATGACACGACGATCACTGGATCCCAGTAAGAAGGGTGCTTTCTCAAGGCCGTTTTGTTCAATGACGAGCGGTTGGCTCAGAAAGGGTTCGATAGCGCTTGCGGGAATACTGGGGATGGCTGCGTTACTGAGGCGATTTATCCGTATGCTGGGGGATAATTTAACCATTCCCTTTTTTTTTGCGAGCCGTAACCGGCTTCCATTAGCTGTTTCCTCCAGTACAACAATGTCACCAGGGTAAATTTTGTGTGGGTTTTTGACTTGTGTCCGATTGAGCCCCCAGATTTGTGGCCAACGCCAGGGGTCTTTTAGAAAACGGGAGGCGATACTCCACAACGTATCCCCTGGAAGGACGACATGGTGATCGGGTGTGTCACTGCGAAGTACAATATTATCCGCTTGGACAGGTAAAACAAAAAACAAACTTAGAAATAAAATCTTAGATATAATAAGCTTACGCATGGATGATTCCAGTTGCGGGAGTTGACTTTGTTTGTCAGGCACAATAATTGCCGGATAATAATGATACGATCTGAATTCTGTATTTAGTTTGTTAAACTACACAAGTTTTTTATGACTATTCTAAAGATATTACAATATCCCGACGAGAGGCTGCATATCGTAGCGGCTACGGTGCCAGAAGTCACTGATAATATCAGAATCTTAATAAAAGATATGGCGGAAACCATGTACTCTGCACCAGGAATCGGTCTGGCAGCTACTCAGGTTGATGTTCACAAGCGTGTCATCGTGATTGATATATCGGATACACATAATCAATTACTCACATTAATTAATCCTGAGATTGTGGCGAGTAGTGGGGAATCTGATTATGAGGAAGGTTGCTTATCGGTGCCAGGTGTGTATGGGAAGGTACGGCGTGCTGAATCTGTGACAGTTCAGGCGTTGGACATTGAAGGCAACCCGTTTGTTTTGGATGCTGATGGCTTGCTTGCTGTGTGCATACAACATGAAATGGATCACCTGACTGGCAAGGTGTTTGTTGAATACTGGTCGCAATTGAGGCAATCGCGTGTCATCGCGAGACTGAAGAAAAGACAGCGTAGTATCATGTAACTGAATGATTATGAAGCTATTGCACGCTTGATTTGTGGCGCAAATAAGGTAAGTGCTTTTGTCTGTCGGTTCTTCACGAGATCGGATGACTGCGTGCCTCAAAACTGAATCAATCTATTGCATAGCTTGGTTTTTTTGCTGTGTGCATTATGATCGTTAAAGTCCAGTATTTTTGACGATATTTCTTATGAATAAGTATTGAATCAATTGGTTAGGCTATAGGTTGTTAGCCTGCCGTCCGCGCTGTCTTTTATCGACGCGATACCGCGTTTAGCCAGGGTTTCAGGGGTATCGTGAAGTCAATCTTTTGGCTGATATTTTCATTGATTGATAGATTAGGATGCTGACTTTAGTGAATTCATATTATTAAAGATGAAAATTATTTTTGCTGGTACCCCGACATTTGCAGCTACTGCATTGGAAGCTTTGATTCGTGCTGGTCATGAAATCGTGCTGGTGTTGACACAGCCTGATCGCCCTGCAGGGAGGGGAATGAAAATGGCTGCCAGTGCGGTTAAGTTATTGGCGCAGCAATATGAATTAACAGTGTTGCAGCCTGCTACGTTGAAGTCGTCGACACTGTGCGAGCAAATCCGCGCATTAGAGGCTGATGTCATGATTGTCGCAGCATACGGATTGATTTTACCAGAGGCGTTATTAACGACTTCACGTTATGGCTGTCTCAATATTCATGCCTCTTTGTTGCCGCGCTGGCGTGGTGCTGCACCGATTCAGCGTGCGATATTAGCTGGTGATCGAGAAACCGGTATTACGATTATGCAAATGGACGCCGGTCTGGATACGGGCATGATGTTGTTAAAACAGCGTATTCCTATTACGTCGGGTGATACAGCGCAAACGCTGCACGATAAGTTATGTGCATTGGGTGCGGAGTGTATCGTGGAAGGGCTAGTGTTTTTACAGGACAAAAAACTGAATCCCGTTTTGCAGGATGAATGGTTGGCTTGCTACGCATCTAAAATAAAAAAATCAGAAGCTGAGATTGATTGGCGGCTGACTGCGGATCAAATAAATGATTGTGTGCGCGCCTTTAATCCAAATCCGGGTGCCTATACCTATCTTCAAGGAAGCCTGCTGAAGATTTGGCAAACCAAGGTTGTCTCGGAAGGTGTGGGTAGACCGGGTGAGATTATGGCGATAGGACATGACGGAATTGTTGTGGCCTGTGGTACGGGTATGATTTTACTGGAAATGGTGCAAAAGCAGGGTGGAAGAAAATTGAAAGCAGCAGAATTTCTGACCGGGCGCCAGACATTACAGCCCGGGGATTACTTTAATTCATGCGATCGGACTGATACCCGAAATGATTAAGACACAGCGTATTGCTGCGTCTGTTGTAGAGAAGGTATTGGCGGGTGCGAGCCTCACAGCCGTATTGCAGGCGTTATGGCAGCTATATCCGGCACTTTCAAGTCAGCAGAGAGGGGCTATTCAGGATTTAAGTTATGGTGTGCTGCGTTTTTACGGCCAACTCGATGCATTACTTGGATTATTATTAAAAAAAAGTTTGCAGGATAGAAAACTGTATTTTCTGTTATTGGTCAGTTTGTATCAATTGGAGTACAGTAAAACGCCCTCTCACGCTGTGGTGGATCATGCTGTTTCCGCTTCTCGTTTTCTGGGTGGTTCGAAAAGAATACCCGGTCTGGTCAATGCGATATTGCGTAACTTTATCCGGCAACATGAATGCCTGCTGCAACAAGTCGATGGCAACGACGTTGGGCGATATTCCCATCCACAATGGTGGATCGATAAGCTGCGCACACAATATCCTCACGATTTTCAAGCAATACTCGCAGCGAATAATAAGCGCCCACCTATGACCTTACGGGTTAACCAGCGCAAGATCAGCGTTGCGGATTATCAGGCATTACTTGACAAGAAGGAGATGAAGACGCAACTTTTATGGTGCAGTGCACTTCAATTGGTGCAACCTGTTAATGTGAAGGAATTGCCTGGATTCTCTGAAGGATGGGTATCCGTGCAAGATGCAGGCGCACAGTTGGCCGCGCCATTTTTGAATATACAGGATGGTATGCGCGTATTAGATGCTTGCGCTGCGCCTGGAGGTAAAAGTACGCACTTATTGGAGCTGGGTCAGGTGGCTTTGACTGTGCTGGATAATGATGCTACAAGACTTGCCCGGGTTGCGCAGAATCTTGAACGATCAAGGGTAAAAGCCGCGCGTTTGATTTGTGGCGATGCGGCGTATCCTGCTCAGTGGTGGGATGGTAAGCCATTTGATCGTATTCTGGCTGATGTTCCTTGCTCTGCTTCAGGAGTAGTTTGCCGCCATCCCGATATAAAATGGTTGCGCCGAGAGCGCGATCTGGCTCAGTTTGTCGTAACCCAGCAGAAAATTCTTAATGCTTTGTGGCTAATCCTTGCTAGAGGCGGCCAGTTACTTTATGTTACCTGTTCGGTATTTGCTGAAGAGAATCAGTGCCAAATGGAGAAATTCTTGTGTCACCATTCAAATGCTCAAGCATTATCACTTTCCGGAATGTCGATAATGAATGGGCAGTTATTACCGAATATGTATCATGATGGTTTTTTCTATACCTTGCTGCATAAAACCTGATTTATTTATGCGACCGGTACAGTTCCTGCATATCAAGTCCCTGCATATCATTCTGATGTTGTTATTGCCTGTCATTATATTTTCGATGGCCCTGGCGCGTGCTGAAGGCGGTATTCAGGTAAAGCATGTTAGCGTAGCGCCGGTGGATCATGGCTATGAGCTTAATGTCGATTCCGAAATCGTACTGAATTCTACCTTGGAGCAGGCGCTTGAAAAGGGTATTACCCTGTATTTTGTTACAAAATTTCTGTTGGTAGATCCGCGTTGGTATTGGTTTGATAAAGAAGTTGCGCGGAGTAAGTTGCGGATCGGTCTAAGATATTATGCACTGACTCGCCAATACCGTTTGAGCCATGGGCCCTTGTCACAAAGTTTTTATACGCTGGAAGAAGCATTACGGGTGTTGAGCCGGTTTCGCGGGCGGCCGATTATTGCACAGTCTGAATTAAAGCAAGGTGTCGAGTATATCGCCACATTGCGTGTATGGCTCGATTTGACACGCCTGCCTAAACCATTTCAGGTGGAAACGATTGGTTCCAAGGATTGGAATCTCAGTTCTGATGCGTTGGAATGGCGGATGAAATTACCGTTGCCAACGCAGGATTCTGATAGTGAAGAGAGTTTGTGAAGTACGTGCTGATTATCGGCGCAGGATTGGGCGCTGTTATGCTTTTCTTGTTGGCGACGGCTGGTGCAAATACTGAATTTCTTGAGCGTCGATATCGCCTGCTGATTGGATTAAATATCGTCCTGGTTCTGTTTCTCATGGTGATCGTGGGATATTTGTTGTGGCGGCTGAGGCGCAGACTCAAGTCGGGTGTGTTTGGTTCCAGGTTGGCGTTACGCTTGCTTTTAATTTTTTCATGGATGGCAATCCTTCCAGGCGCATTGGTCTATGCGGTATCGGTGCAATTCCTGGAAAGAAGTATTGAATCCTGGTTCGATGTAAAAGTGGATCGTGCGTTGGAGGGAGGGTTGAATTTAGGGCACACTATGCTCGATAATTTGCTGGGAGAGTTGGAGAAAAAGGCGCAAGTTGCTGCATTGAGATTATCTGAACCGAACGTTCTGCCTTTACCCGTCCTCAATGAATTACTGGCGCAATCACAGGTACAGGAAGCGACATTGTTTAATCAGGATGGAAAGGTCATTGCTTTTTCCAGTATCAATAATCAATCCCTATTTCCGGATATGCCAAATACAGCGGTGATGCGCCATATCAGGATACAGAAGGCTTATCGCGCAGTAGAATCGATTGCCGGAAGTGGTTTGTATCTGAGAGTAGTGTCGCCAGTTAATATATTGAATCTGAAAGAAGACATTCGTATGGTACAGCTTTTGCAGGCGGTACCGCAACAGCTGTCAAAAGATGCAAAAAGAGTGCAGGCAGGGTATCGTGATTATCAGGAGCTGTCTCTGTCACGTCAGGGGTTGACTCGATTGTATAGTGTAACATTGACATTGGCGCTGCTATTGGCACTATTTTCTGCATTGGCTTCTGCATCGCTTATCAGTGAAAAACTGAGTGCGCCGCTGGGTATGTTGGCAGAGGGTACGCGTGCTGTGGCTCAGGGTGATTTCAGTCGGCGTCACTTAGTGCAGAGCAGCGATGAGCTGGGTGTGCTAACGGAATCTTTTAATCTAATGACGCAACAACTAGAAGAAGCGCGTGCGACAGCGCAGCATAACCAGCAACAGGTAGAAAGTGCCCGTGCTCATCTGGAGAGTATCTTAGCCAATCTTTCATCTGGTGTATTGGTATTTGATGACAAATTATACTTATATAAGGCCAATCGTAGTGCGGAACAGATTTTACAAGTTCCGTTAATCAGCCTGGATGGTTCAACTATAGAGGGCTGTGTTGAGAACGAGCCGCAGCTGAGTACACTGATCAATGAGATCCGGGCGGGTTTTGATTCAGGAGAAACAGATGTGTGGCAACGTCAGATAACCCGTTCTGATGGGAATCAGGTGTTATTACTGCGTGGAACACGCTTGCCGCAGATTTCGGGTGGGGGAGGCGTAGTGATGTTTGATGATATTACACACCTGTTACAGGTGCAGCGAGCGGTGGCATGGAGCGAGGTAGCGCGTCGCTTGGCGCATGAAATAAAAAATCCGCTGACCCCGATTCAGCTTTCGGCCGAGCGAATGCTGCATAAACTGGCAGAAAAATTGAATGAACAGGATGAAAGAATTCTACGTCGTTCTACAGAAACGATTGTTAATCAGGTCGAAGCGCTCAAGAAAATGGTTAATGAATTTAGTGAATACGCGCGCGTACCTGAGCTGGAGCTATGTCAGTTGAATATCAATGCGCTCGTGCGAGAGGTTCTGGCTTTGTACGAGACAGAAAATGCTGCGGTAGAGGGTGGCACCTGTTTGCAGGTTCAATCACTGCTTGCTGCTGATCTGCCATCTATAAGCGGTGATTCAGCTCGGCTACGCCAAGTGTTGCATAATCTTCTGAAGAATGCGCAGGATGCACTGATTGATACCCCTGAGCCGACAATTATCGTCTCTACAGAAATGGTACAAAAGGGTGTGCAACTCAGTGTCAGTGATAATGGCGGTGGCTTTTCTGAGGAAGTTAAGGCACATGCTTTTGAGCCGTATGTGACGACTAAAACCAAGGGGACAGGGTTGGGTCTGCCTATCGTCAAGAAAATTGTTGAAGAACATGGCGGCGCTATTCAAATAAAAAATATGAAACCCTATGGCGCGCGAGTTTCCATTATCTTGCCAGTCACAGGCGGCAATAATGCATTGACGACAGATTATAGAGCGGCGTGAGTGTAAGTTGAGCCGTATTGAGTTGAAACTGGAACAGGTTCATTGTATTCCATCAACGGAGAAATTCTAGAGCGATGTCAAACAATACAATATTGATTGTTGATGATGAAATTGGTATACGCGAATTGTTATCGGAGATCCTGCATGATGAAGGTTATCGTGTTGCTTTAGCAGAGAATGCCGAACAGGCGCGTATCTGGCGCAGTCAAACGCGTCCTGATCTTGTGTTGTTAGATATCTGGATGCCTGATACAGATGGTATTACCTTGTTAAAGGATTGGGCGAGTAGTGGCATGCTCACTATGCCCGTGATCATGATGTCTGGGCACGGTACTATCGATACTGCAGTGGAAGCGACCCGTATTGGTGCCTTTGGTTATCTGGAGAAACCGATACCGTTACAGAAATTATTAAGTACGGTGGGAAAAGCCCTGAGAGGAAGCCAAAGTAAACGACCCTCTATTTTGTCGCTGGCTAGCCTAGGCAGAGGTGCGCTAATCGCTGACTTAAAGAAACGTCTGGAACAGGTTGCCAACTTGAAAGCACCGCTATTGCTCACAGGCGAGCCGGGCGTGGGTGTAGAGTTGTGCGCACGATTTATGCATCGACCGAATACCCCATGGATAGAACCAGAAACGCTTGGACTGTTGACTGAAGCACCATTAGATCTATTGGAGCAGGCGCGTGATGGTCTATTATTTCTTAAAGATATTGGCGAAATTAATAGATTAGGGCAAAAAGGATTATTATTATTGCTGAGTAAGCTTGAAAAATATAATGTGCGATTGGTTTGCGCGACTTCTTTACCGCTGGCTGAGCTAACAGCACAGGGTGTTTATAATGTAAAACTGTATGAAATCTTGAGTAATCTTAGTATTAGCATTCCTGCATTGAGAGCGCATAGAGAAGATATTCCGGAATTAGCCAATCAAATACTTTCACGTTTCGTGGAGTCAGGTGAAACATCTTCTTTGCTACAGTTGAGTACCGCTGCGCTTAATTGCTTACGGAATTATGATTGGCCGGGTAATCTCACCCAGCTTACAGGTGTGGTTCGTTCTTTGGCGCTAACTTGTGTCGGTGATGAGATTTCTGCCGAGTCGGTACAACAAGCACTGGCATTTCCGAAATCAACATCAATGCCGACAATGTCAGACACACCGTTGAATCTTTCGCTGCGTGAGGCGCGTGATTTATTTGAAAAGGCTTATTTTGAGAAATTGATTGATCAAGAAAGCGGTAATATGACGCGTGTTGCCGAACGTGCAGGATTAGAGCGAACACATCTGTATCGTAAAATAAAATTGTTAGGTATAAAGTTACGAGGCCACTGATTCCGGAGAGGTGTTGAAGCTGTGGTTATTGTAGAGAGATGATTTTATGCGTAAAGGCGGACTTATAGTTGTCGGATAAGGTATCTTAAGAGATAATAGCATTTTTCCGGTCTGTAGCGTCGCGAAGAACCTGCCGGGTTTCGACGATTAGGGCGAGCAAAGTGGAGAAGCGATTCAAATCAGATATATTTATAACTTGAATCACTTCTCCACTTTGCTCAGTAGATTCGCTTTAAATCTGGCAGGTTCTTCAGTGTAGGGGCGGGCTGTTTTTGTTTGCTGAATATAAGGGAGTTAGTGTCGATGGATACATTCAAGGATTTTGACGCGCCGGTATTTAAAAATTTAACGAGTGCAGTGCGTGCGCTGGCAATGGATGCGGTACAAAAAGCCAATTCTGGCCACCCCGGTATGCCTATGGGTATGGCA
This genomic window from Nitrosomonas cryotolerans ATCC 49181 contains:
- a CDS encoding sensor histidine kinase codes for the protein MKYVLIIGAGLGAVMLFLLATAGANTEFLERRYRLLIGLNIVLVLFLMVIVGYLLWRLRRRLKSGVFGSRLALRLLLIFSWMAILPGALVYAVSVQFLERSIESWFDVKVDRALEGGLNLGHTMLDNLLGELEKKAQVAALRLSEPNVLPLPVLNELLAQSQVQEATLFNQDGKVIAFSSINNQSLFPDMPNTAVMRHIRIQKAYRAVESIAGSGLYLRVVSPVNILNLKEDIRMVQLLQAVPQQLSKDAKRVQAGYRDYQELSLSRQGLTRLYSVTLTLALLLALFSALASASLISEKLSAPLGMLAEGTRAVAQGDFSRRHLVQSSDELGVLTESFNLMTQQLEEARATAQHNQQQVESARAHLESILANLSSGVLVFDDKLYLYKANRSAEQILQVPLISLDGSTIEGCVENEPQLSTLINEIRAGFDSGETDVWQRQITRSDGNQVLLLRGTRLPQISGGGGVVMFDDITHLLQVQRAVAWSEVARRLAHEIKNPLTPIQLSAERMLHKLAEKLNEQDERILRRSTETIVNQVEALKKMVNEFSEYARVPELELCQLNINALVREVLALYETENAAVEGGTCLQVQSLLAADLPSISGDSARLRQVLHNLLKNAQDALIDTPEPTIIVSTEMVQKGVQLSVSDNGGGFSEEVKAHAFEPYVTTKTKGTGLGLPIVKKIVEEHGGAIQIKNMKPYGARVSIILPVTGGNNALTTDYRAA
- a CDS encoding sigma-54-dependent transcriptional regulator, with protein sequence MSNNTILIVDDEIGIRELLSEILHDEGYRVALAENAEQARIWRSQTRPDLVLLDIWMPDTDGITLLKDWASSGMLTMPVIMMSGHGTIDTAVEATRIGAFGYLEKPIPLQKLLSTVGKALRGSQSKRPSILSLASLGRGALIADLKKRLEQVANLKAPLLLTGEPGVGVELCARFMHRPNTPWIEPETLGLLTEAPLDLLEQARDGLLFLKDIGEINRLGQKGLLLLLSKLEKYNVRLVCATSLPLAELTAQGVYNVKLYEILSNLSISIPALRAHREDIPELANQILSRFVESGETSSLLQLSTAALNCLRNYDWPGNLTQLTGVVRSLALTCVGDEISAESVQQALAFPKSTSMPTMSDTPLNLSLREARDLFEKAYFEKLIDQESGNMTRVAERAGLERTHLYRKIKLLGIKLRGH